Genomic window (Musa acuminata AAA Group cultivar baxijiao chromosome BXJ1-9, Cavendish_Baxijiao_AAA, whole genome shotgun sequence):
CGGAGCGAATTCGAACTAAATTTATGGGCATCGACTCATTACTATCTCCAAATCCATGTTGATAGTAAGAACACCTACTTTTATATAAGAATTTTTATTATTACTTGAATGATTAATCGATTATTTATAGATTTTGACtcagaatatatattttttagattgacCGAATATTATATATCATACCATAATGTATTTCTTTTATTCAATTTATACTTATATCATTCTACTTTTGACATTATTTATGATCCGACCAAATAGGATAATTGATTAGGTTTATGAGACTAAATAAATTGGATGTCACATTATGGCCTCTAAATCTCCTCCACAGGAGTATAAATCCTTCCTTCAAACCTCAGTCTCTTCTCACACTGCTGCTTCAGAGATGGATCAACCACCATGGCCAGTGCTCCAAACCAAGTCCAAGCCAAACTCCAGCAGCAGAACTCCCCTCAACCCAAAGAAGCTTCCCATCtccattcttctcttctccctccccCTCCTCTACGTCTCTCTCCTCCGCATCCCTCCCTCCACCCTCTTCACCGACACCGCCTTCTGGTTCGTCCTCTCCAACTCCATCGTCGTCGTCGTGGCCGCCGATTCCGGCATGTTCTCCTCCTCAAGCACCGCCGGCAGCGACCTCTACGACGAGTACATCAAGCTGAAGTCACCTCCATGGTTTGAAAGGGCTGCGGATGCAAGCGCCGTAGCTGAGGAGACCGAAGAGATCAGAACGGACTGCAGAGAGGAGGAGAGTGAGTATTCGAAGATGTCCAACGAAGAGCTCAACAGGAGAGTGGAAGAGTTCATTAGGAGATTTAATAGGGAGATGAGACTTCAGGTTAGAGACGAATGAACGAGTAATCACAGCTTTTTCTCAGTCAACACAATCATTGACTACAGCACTCAAGTCAACCCtgcttcgagtgtgtgttctacagGAAAGTTAGTCCTCATGTAGTAGTACCAAAGAATGGCCATATCAATTGAAAGCAAGCCATTTATAGCTTCTTTCTCCGAGTCAAAAGCTCCTCTGTTCATCTTATGGAAGTCACATATGTTTAGTAGGTTTCTTTGCGCTATCTGTTTCTCCATCATAAAACATGTTTGCTAAGTCATATGTTACAGTATGATAACAGTCTGGTATAGAATGGTGCATCAGATTATAATAGATTTAACCTTTAGTTCAAGAAAAATTAAGTCATTATTTTTTCTCCTAGTTAATGTATCATGATCTTGGATGAAGTTTCTTAATAGCAACATCAAAATCTCTATC
Coding sequences:
- the LOC103999062 gene encoding uncharacterized protein LOC103999062: MDQPPWPVLQTKSKPNSSSRTPLNPKKLPISILLFSLPLLYVSLLRIPPSTLFTDTAFWFVLSNSIVVVVAADSGMFSSSSTAGSDLYDEYIKLKSPPWFERAADASAVAEETEEIRTDCREEESEYSKMSNEELNRRVEEFIRRFNREMRLQVRDE